ACGTCCACAGCATGAGGGTTCAGCCCGCCCACCGTCAGGTTCAGGGCAATGCCGCCGAACACAGGAAAGCCCGCTACCTCCGACGCCACCTGGGCCCGACTGGCTGTCTCCACGAAGTGGTTCTTCACCAGTATCGCCCGCATCCCCATTTCCTTGGCCTGCTGGGCCAGTTCCACATCGTTCAGAATGCGGGGATACACGTCCGGGGCCGAGTGAATGTGCAGGTCAATGGCCCCTTCCAACAACCCCATTACCTTGTCATCAAACCGAAGGCGCATCGCGCTCCTCAACCGTGAATTCGCCTAGAGTTTCCCGTCGGCGCCCCTGCCGGTAACGATCCATTTGCCATACGGGAAGTGGCCCACCTTCACATCGGGCCCGTACTTGTCCCTCACGCGCTCCCACGCCTCTTGCAGCGAAGTAACCGCCGGTATCTTCACGATCTCAAAGTCAGGCAGGCGCTCCGGCTCGGTAACGACGATAACCTCCTTGCGCGCCATGACCTCAATGACCGGCAGCCACAAGCACGCGTGCCACAGGGCCTGCTTGCCGTAGAACACGTCGTCGTACAGGCGGCGCATCGCATCCCTGGTCGGCGGCATGTAGTCCTTGGCGTAGGCGTAGTGGGCCAGCCCGCCGGGCACCGGAGTCGCCACGATGATGGTGCCGCCGTCGCGCACGAACGGATCCAGGTTGGCAATGGGCCAGCACGCATGGGCGAAGAAGCGGTCGCCCGGGAACGAGCCGCTGATGCCCACGTCCAGCGCGCCGCCTGGAATCTTCGCGGGGTCAAATGCGTAGCGCGCGTTGTACTTCTGGACCGAGGCGCGGTGCGCCGCCAGGGTATCGCCCGCCGTCAGGTCTATCAGTTCCATCTTGGGGTTAAAGATGGCCAGCAGCGACATATCCAGCCGCGCCAGCGCCATCGCCTCCTCAATGTCCTCCCGGAAACGGTTGAGCGGCGGCTCGTACCCCACTTTCATCGTCGGCGAGGTCATCAGGCGGTGGTGCCACTCAATGGTCTCAAAGGAACTCACGCCGG
The sequence above is drawn from the Chloroflexota bacterium genome and encodes:
- a CDS encoding DUF2088 domain-containing protein; amino-acid sequence: MAVIHVPYGVKGVLDLEVPDKNLVLNTDVPFPGEMPNLNDAILAALENPVAGPPFSERLRKANRVVILVDNFARLTPAYKLLPPILEKIKEAGKYVEILIASGALREMSESELERKLGKEILSSGIPIVVSKARETWDFEFVGVTSYGSPISVHKRFLAADFRLAVTMTQATLWGYGGGGSMILPGVSSFETIEWHHRLMTSPTMKVGYEPPLNRFREDIEEAMALARLDMSLLAIFNPKMELIDLTAGDTLAAHRASVQKYNARYAFDPAKIPGGALDVGISGSFPGDRFFAHACWPIANLDPFVRDGGTIIVATPVPGGLAHYAYAKDYMPPTRDAMRRLYDDVFYGKQALWHACLWLPVIEVMARKEVIVVTEPERLPDFEIVKIPAVTSLQEAWERVRDKYGPDVKVGHFPYGKWIVTGRGADGKL